A genomic segment from Ramlibacter agri encodes:
- the nudB gene encoding dihydroneopterin triphosphate diphosphatase, with protein MQRPFKIPQSVLVVIHTPALDVLLIHRADSPGFWQSVTGSKDHEDEAFAQTAAREVMEETAIDVTTGQLSDWDLENVYDIYPHYLHRYAPGITRNREHVFGLRVPAGTPVTLNPREHTAYQWLPWREAADTCFSPSNAEAILMLPEFQT; from the coding sequence ATGCAGAGGCCTTTCAAGATCCCGCAATCCGTCCTGGTCGTCATCCACACGCCGGCGCTGGACGTGTTGCTGATCCATCGTGCCGATTCGCCCGGTTTCTGGCAGTCGGTCACGGGATCGAAAGACCACGAGGACGAGGCGTTCGCGCAGACCGCGGCCCGCGAGGTGATGGAGGAGACCGCCATCGACGTCACGACCGGCCAGCTCAGCGACTGGGATCTGGAAAACGTCTACGACATCTACCCGCATTACCTGCACCGCTACGCGCCGGGCATCACGCGCAACCGCGAGCACGTGTTCGGCCTGCGCGTGCCGGCCGGCACGCCGGTGACGCTGAACCCGCGCGAGCACACGGCTTACCAATGGTTGCCATGGCGGGAGGCGGCGGACACGTGCTTCTCCCCTTCCAACGCCGAAGCGATCCTGATGCTGCCAGAATTCCAGACATGA
- the aspS gene encoding aspartate--tRNA ligase: MRTTYCGLVTEALMGQTVTLCGWVNRRRDHGGVIFVDLRDREGYVQVVCDPDRADMFKAAEGLRNEFCVQIKGLVRARPEGTTNANLKSGKIEVLCHELVVLNPSVTPPFQLDDDNLSETTRLMHRVLDLRRPYMQNNLMLRYKVTMEVRKFLDANGFIDIETPMLTKSTPEGARDYLVPSRVHDGMFFALPQSPQLFKQLLMVAGFDRYYQITKCFRDEDLRADRQPEFTQIDVETSFLQEDEIRTMFEGMIRNTFKNAIGVDMPAFPVMKHADAMRLYGSDKPDLRVKLEFTELTDVMKDVDFKVFSGPANAADGRVVGLRVPQGGEMSRGEIDGYTEFVKIYGAKGLAWVKVNDIAKGRDGLQSPIVKNLHDRALQEILARTGAQNGDLVFFGADKAKVVNDSIGALRVKVGHSEFGKSHGLIEGQWKPLWVVDFPMFEFDDDAQRWNAVHHPFTSPKDGHEDWLETDPGRCLAKAYDAVLNGIELGGGSVRIHREEVQSKVFRALKIDEEEAKLKFGFLLDALQYGAPPHGGIAIGLDRFVMLMTGAESLRDVIAFPKTQRAQDLLTQAPGPVDEKQLRELHIRLRNPTPA; the protein is encoded by the coding sequence ATGCGAACGACCTATTGCGGTCTCGTCACCGAGGCCCTCATGGGCCAGACCGTCACCCTGTGCGGCTGGGTCAACCGCCGGCGTGACCACGGCGGCGTCATCTTCGTCGACCTGCGCGACCGCGAAGGCTACGTGCAGGTGGTGTGCGACCCGGACCGCGCGGACATGTTCAAGGCCGCCGAGGGCCTGCGCAACGAGTTCTGCGTGCAGATCAAGGGCCTGGTGCGCGCGCGCCCGGAAGGCACCACCAACGCCAACCTCAAGAGCGGCAAGATCGAGGTGCTGTGCCACGAACTGGTCGTGCTGAACCCGTCCGTCACGCCCCCGTTCCAGCTCGATGACGACAACCTCAGCGAAACCACGCGGCTGATGCACCGCGTGCTGGACCTGCGCCGCCCGTACATGCAGAACAACCTGATGCTGCGCTACAAGGTGACGATGGAGGTGCGCAAGTTCCTGGACGCCAACGGCTTCATCGACATCGAGACGCCGATGCTGACCAAGTCGACGCCCGAAGGCGCGCGCGACTACCTGGTGCCCTCGCGCGTGCACGACGGCATGTTCTTCGCGCTGCCGCAGTCGCCCCAGCTGTTCAAGCAGCTGCTGATGGTGGCCGGCTTCGACCGCTACTACCAGATCACCAAGTGCTTCCGCGACGAGGACCTGCGTGCGGACCGCCAGCCCGAGTTCACCCAGATCGACGTGGAGACCTCCTTCCTGCAGGAAGACGAGATCCGCACGATGTTCGAGGGCATGATCCGCAACACCTTCAAGAACGCGATCGGCGTCGACATGCCGGCCTTCCCGGTGATGAAGCACGCGGACGCCATGCGCCTGTACGGCTCCGACAAGCCGGACCTGCGCGTGAAGCTGGAGTTCACCGAGCTCACCGACGTGATGAAGGACGTGGACTTCAAGGTCTTCTCCGGCCCCGCCAACGCCGCCGACGGCCGCGTGGTGGGCCTGCGCGTGCCGCAGGGCGGCGAGATGAGCCGCGGCGAGATCGACGGCTACACCGAGTTCGTCAAGATCTACGGCGCCAAGGGCCTGGCCTGGGTCAAGGTCAACGACATCGCCAAGGGCCGCGATGGCCTGCAGTCGCCGATCGTCAAGAACCTGCACGATCGCGCCCTCCAGGAAATCCTGGCGCGCACCGGCGCGCAGAACGGCGACCTGGTCTTCTTCGGCGCCGACAAGGCCAAGGTGGTCAACGACTCGATCGGCGCGCTGCGCGTGAAGGTGGGCCACAGCGAGTTCGGCAAGTCGCACGGCCTGATCGAAGGCCAGTGGAAGCCGCTGTGGGTGGTGGACTTCCCGATGTTCGAGTTCGACGACGACGCCCAGCGCTGGAACGCGGTGCACCACCCGTTCACCTCGCCGAAGGACGGCCACGAGGACTGGCTGGAAACCGACCCGGGCCGCTGCCTGGCCAAGGCCTACGACGCGGTCCTGAACGGCATCGAACTCGGTGGCGGCTCGGTCCGGATCCACCGCGAAGAGGTGCAGAGCAAGGTGTTCCGCGCGCTGAAGATCGACGAAGAGGAAGCCAAGCTGAAGTTCGGCTTCCTGCTGGACGCGCTGCAATATGGTGCGCCCCCGCACGGCGGCATCGCCATCGGCCTGGACCGCTTCGTCATGCTGATGACGGGCGCCGAATCGCTGCGCGACGTGATCGCCTTCCCGAAGACGCAGCGCGCCCAGGACCTGCTGACGCAGGCCCCCGGCCCGGTGGACGAAAAGCAGCTGCGCGAACTGCATATCCGCCTGCGCAATCCGACACCCGCCTGA